A window of Castanea sativa cultivar Marrone di Chiusa Pesio chromosome 1, ASM4071231v1 contains these coding sequences:
- the LOC142608751 gene encoding putative pentatricopeptide repeat-containing protein At3g23330, with product MTSTQTLLKTLLKNPSTIKTKSQAKQLHAQILKTKSPCSTHLSILLSIYSNFKLLHHSLLVFNALHSPPTLAWKSIIRCYTSHGLSHQSLASFIQMRASGKYPDCHVFPSVLKSCTLLMDLRLGESVHACIVRLGMDFDLYTGNALMSMYSKFESMCERGVHHVFDETPERREIGKCRELSGRIVSEELESEAGMLCIDRNANREQGVGESLINNNFDNGNSNELINNFEKQIMGIDHSVNLNQIKDELLQMNDSYKRTGGTRAVRMDSVRKIFDLMPNRDLVSWNTVIAGNAQNGMYEEALAMIREMGGANLKPDSFTLSSVLPIFAEYVNIIKGKEIHGYAIRHGFDADLFIGSSLIDMYAKCTRVEDSCRVFNLLPQHDSISWNSIIAGCVQNGLFDEGLQFFRKMLKAKIKPRHVSFSSIMPACAHLTSLHLGKQLHGYIIRGGFDDNMFIASSLVDMYAKCGNIRIARWIFYKMEQHDMVSWTAIIMAYALHGHAHDAIALFKKMEMEGVKPNDVAFVAVLTACSHAGLVDEAWKYFNSMTQDFGIVPGLEHYAAVADLLGRAGRLEEAYKFICNMHIRPTGSVWSTLLAACRVHKTVELAEKVAEKIFRVDPENMGAYILLSNIYSAARRWKDVANLRISMRKKGMKKKPACSWIEVSNKVHAFVAGDESHPYYERINEALKVLLEQMEREGYVPDTKEVLHDVDEEQKRHLLCSHSERLAIGFGIISTPAGTTIRVTKNIRVCVDCHIAIKIISKIVGREIIVRDNSRFHNFKDGRCSCGDYW from the coding sequence ATGACCTCAACTCAAACCCTTCTCAAAACCCTCCTCAAAAACCCATCCACCATCAAAACCAAGTCCCAAGCCAAACAACTCCATGCCCAAATCCTCAAAACCAAATCCCCATGTTCCACTCACCTCTCCATTCTCCTCTCCATTTACTCAAACTTTAAGCTTTTGCATCACTCACTTCTTGTCTTCAACGCCCTCCATTCTCCTCCCACTCTTGCTTGGAAATCCATCATCAGATGCTACACTTCCCATGGCCTTTCCCACCAATCTTTGGCTTCGTTTATCCAAATGCGGGCTTCAGGCAAGTATCCTGATTGCCACGTTTTCCCTTCTGTCCTGAAATCATGCACGTTGTTGATGGACTTGAGGTTGGGCGAGTCGGTCCACGCCTGCATTGTAAGGCTTGGTATGGATTTCGATTTGTACACTGGCAATGCGCTTATGAGTATGTATTCTAAGTTTGAAAGCATGTGTGAGAGGGGCGTGCACCACGTGTTCGATGAAACTCCTGAGAGAAGGGAAATTGGAAAATGTAGGGAATTGAGTGGTAGAATTGTGTCTGAGGAGTTAGAAAGTGAGGCAGGGATGCTATGCATTGATAGGAATGCAAATAGAGAACAGGGTGTTGGTGAGTCTttgataaacaataattttgataATGGTAATTCAAATGAAttgataaataattttgaaaaacagatCATGGGTATTGATCATAGTGTTAACTTGAACCAAATTAAGGATGAGTTGCTTCAAATGAATGATAGTTATAAGAGAACGGGAGGCACAAGGGCTGTTAGAATGGATAGTGTGAGAAAGATTTTTGATTTGATGCCAAACAGGGATCTTGTTTCTTGGAATACCGTGATTGCAGGAAATGCACAAAATGGAATGTATGAAGAAGCTTTAGCAATGATAAGGGAGATGGGGGGTGCCAACTTGAAGCCAGATTCCTTCACTTTGTCAAGTGTCCTTCCTATCTTCGCAGAATATGTAAATATTATAAAGGGGAAGGAAATCCATGGGTATGCCATAAGACATGGGTTTGATGCAGATTTGTTCATTGGAAGTAGCTTAATTGACATGTATGCTAAGTGTACTCGTGTGGAAGATTCATGTCGGGTCTTCAATCTCTTACCTCAGCATGATAGCATTTCATGGAACTCTATAATTGCAGGGTGTGTACAAAACGGTCTGTTTGATGAAGGCTTGCAATTCTTTCGGAAAATGTTGAAGGCTAAAATTAAGCCAAGACATGTTTCCTTTTCAAGTATCATGCCAGCTTGTGCTCACTTGACATCGCTACATTTGGGAAAGCAGTTACATGGATACATAATTAGGGGGGGATTCGATGATAACATGTTTATAGCTAGCTCCCTTGTGGACATGTATGCCAAGTGTGGGAACATTAGGATAGCTAGGTGGATTTTTTATAAGATGGAGCAACATGACATGGTGTCATGGACAGCCATAATCATGGCATATGCCTTGCACGGGCATGCCCATGATGCCATTGCCTTATTTAAGAAGATGGAAATGGAGGGAGTAAAACCCAACGATGTGGCTTTTGTGGCTGTGTTGACTGCCTGCAGCCATGCTGGATTGGTAGATGAAGCATggaaatattttaatagtatgACCCAGGATTTTGGAATTGTTCCAGGCTTGGAGCATTATGCTGCTGTTGCAGACCTTCTGGGTCGAGCAGGAAGGTTGGAGGAAGCTTATAAATTTATCTGTAACATGCATATAAGACCGACAGGAAGTGTCTGGTCAACATTGTTGGCTGCCTGTAGGGTTCACAAGACTGTTGAATTGGCAGAAAAGGTAGCTGAGAAAATATTCAGGGTTGATCCTGAGAACATGGGAGCATACATTTTATTGTCAAATATATATTCTGCTGCCAGGAGATGGAAAGATGTTGCAAATTTGAGAATCTCCATGAGAAAGAAGGGCATGAAAAAGAAACCAGCCTGCAGCTGGATTGAAGTTAGCAACAAAGTTCATGCTTTTGTGGCTGGAGATGAATCCCATCCGTATTATGAAAGAATAAATGAGGCACTGAAAGTTTTACTAGAGCAGATGGAGCGAGAGGGATATGTCCCCGACACAAAAGAGGTGCTCCATGATGTTGATGAGGAGCAGAAGAGACACTTACTGTGTAGCCATAGCGAAAGGCTCGCTATAGGATTTGGCATCATCAGCACTCCTGCAGGAACAACAATTCGAGTAACAAAGAATATTCGTGTCTGTGTGGATTGCCACATAGCAATTAAGATTATATCAAAGATAGTTGGCAGAGAGATCATTGTGAGGGATAATAGCCGATTTCACAATTTCAAGGATGGAAGGTGTTCTTGTGGTGATTACTGGTAA
- the LOC142628696 gene encoding uncharacterized protein LOC142628696 codes for MVLTVFSSGVFLEMRRLIQVFPDLVQKLWNYWELRVLVLVSLTLQLSLLLLGSRRRYSVKTWIRIIIWFSYLGADSVTTIALGVISNNQGNSCDGNDCQLQNELTTFWAPFLLLHLGGQDTVTAYAVQDNELWLRHLLGLIVQLGVALYIFYLSWKGNWLSFLTIPMLLAGFINPEKRRLLAEQADVYLSNRENYQKRYRENIVCPDVDDIRPIRTEAVRLFEIFRRLFLNQRVPFLHRFLVDSVSASLDSQNTWKVIEVELGYAYDVFYTKAPLFFTAWGFIFRFFSFTSILFVSVLFLLKERHKHLSQTDLIITYVLMVGAILIELYAVILLSASDWPWPHLKGLRKLLKKLFAPIINRYDKLMTNKQRWSNSVAQLNLLSFCLKDYKPEVDDGTPKHFARWREWIFNHILPKLNRELQMLFYRTHKQISVDLKDLVYNTFREKLSSNREGFSEDYDQYITYNGSINVEIYQRIIIWHIATDLCFYTHTSANESINNFHREVSKDISDYMMYILVMCPFVLSTGNAILSFESTCEWVKNFFQEKKLTKLPKLDACAMLISEYETSSDKVDNYLLTEDLLSLAVLLANKLNPMDGKWEILSKFWVENLAYVATLCQGNNHAQQLRKACLMWLILQERNNHTFEDIVSGLCCTESFGVWRRAGRGDMLDSASSLPHEDTIIFVVSTTGQGDTPDPMKVFWKFLLQRNLSKHWLEGVRYAVFGLGDSGYQKYNHHPYGGLLHLQIGEPELRIVKQGLAFHDLLDHKGDPNQGHDHDLPGGEERRPVNRTDGKLGVGLDEIGHRLGESREIDNFGLESE; via the exons ATGGTGCTAACAG TCTTTAGCAGTGGGGTTTTCTTGGAGATGCGAAGGCTTATTCAAGTGTTTCCAGACCTTGTGCAGAAACTATGGAATTATTGGGAGCTACGAGTGTTGGTTCTTGTGAGTCTCACCTTACAACTGTCTCTTCTTCTCTTGGGCAGTCGGAGAAGATATAGTGTTAAAACTTGGATAAGGATCATTATCTGGTTTTCATATCTAGGTGCTGATTCAGTGACAACTATTGCGCTAGGTGTCATTTCCAATAATCAAGGAAATTCTTGTGATGGCAATGATTGCCAATTACAAAATGAGCTCACAACATTCTGGGCACCATTTCTATTGTTGCATCTTGGCGGACAAGACACAGTTACAGCTTACGCAGTACAAGACAATGAATTATGGTTAAGGCACTTGCTTGGACTAATTGTTCAATTAGGAGTGGCACTCTACATCTTTTACTTGTCTTGGAAGGGGAATTGGTTGTCATTTCTTACTATTCCAATGCTTCTTGCTGGGTTTATTAA CCCAGAGAAACGTAGATTACTTGCGGAACAAGCAGATGTATACCTCTCAAATCGTGAGAATTATCAAAAACGTTATCGAGAGAATATAGTTTGTCCTGATGTGGACGATATTAGACCCATACGAACAGAGGCAGTTCGGCTGTTTGAAATTTTTAGACGTCTCTTTCTAAATCAGAGGGTCCCCTTTCTTCATCGGTTTTTGGTTGATAGTGTCTCAGCTTCTCTTGATTCTCAAAACACTTGGAAGGTGATTGAGGTTGAACTCGGATATGCCTATGATGTTTTCTACACCAAGGCTCCTTTGTTTTTTACAGCTTGGGGTTTCATCTTCCGTTTCTTCTCTTTTACTTCCATCCTTTTTGTGTCTGTGCTTTTCCTTTTAAAAGAAAGGCACAAGCACTTGTCACAGACAGATTTGATTATTACTTACGTATTGATGGTTGGAGCTATTCTTATAGAGCTATATGCTGTCATTTTACTGAGTGCCTCTGATTGGCCTTGGCCACATCTTAAAGGGTTAAGGAAGCTTCTTAAGAAACTCTTTGCTCCGATAATAAACCGTTATGATAAACTGATGACTAACAAACAAAGGTGGTCTAATTCAGTGGCTCAACTAAATCTACTTAGCTTTTGCCTCAAAGATTATAAGCCTGAGGTTGACGATGGAACCCCAAAACATTTTGCTAGGTGGAGAGAGTGGATCTTCAATCACATTCTGCCAAAACTAAATAGAGAACTACAGATGCTCTTTTATAGAACCCATAAGCAAATCTCTGTAGACTTGAAAGATTTGGTGTACAACACTTTCAGGGAAAAATTAAGTTCCAATAGAGAAGGGTTTTCCGAAGATTATGACCAATACATAACATATAATGGATCTATAAATGTGGAAATTTACCAAAGAATTATAATCTGGCACATTGCTACAGATCTTTGCTTTTACACACACACTAGTGCAAACGAAtctataaataattttcatcGAGAAGTGAGCAAGGATATATCAGATTATATGATGTATATTCTTGTGATGTGTCCTTTCGTTTTATCAACAGGAAATGCGATACTCAGTTTTGAAAGCACTTGTGAATGGgttaagaatttttttcaagaGAAAAAGCTCACCAAACTGCCTAAACTCGACGCTTGTGCAATGTTGATCTCAGAATATGAAACTTCAAGCGATAAGGTAGACAATTATTTGTTGACAGAAGATCTATTATCTTTAGCAGTTTTACTTGCAAACAAACTAAATCCAATGGATGGAAAGTGGGAGATCTTGAGTAAGTTTTGGGTTGAGAACCTGGCTTATGTTGCAACCCTTTGTCAAGGAAATAATCATGCTCAGCAACTGAGAAAAG CTTGTCTTATGTGGTTAATTTTGCAGGAACGTAATAATCATACTTTTGAAGATATTGTGAG TGGGTTATGCTGCACAGAGTCCTTTGGTGTTTGGCGACGTGCTGGAAGGGGAGATATGCTAGACAGTGCA AGTTCCTTACCTCATGAAGACactataatttttgttgtttctaCCACAGGCCAGGGAGATACACCAGATCCCATGAAG GTCTTTTGGAAGTTTCTTCTGCAAAGAAATTTAAGTAAGCATTGGCTGGAAGGTGTTCGCTATGCTGTGTTTGGTTTGGGTGATTCTGGTTATCagaaatataat CACCACCCCTACGGTGGTCTTCTCCATCTCCAAATCGGCGAGCCAGAGCTTCGGATTGTGAAGCAAGGTCTTGCCTTTCACGATCTTCTTGATCACAAAGGGGATCCAAATCAGGGTCACGACCACGATTTGCCTGGTGGAGAGGAACGGAGGCCGGTGAATCGGACCGACGGTAAGCTTGGTGTTGGCCTAGACGAAATTGGCCATCGACTCGGCGAGTCGCGAGAAATCGATAATTTTGGACTAGAATCCGAGTAG